A stretch of the Lactuca sativa cultivar Salinas chromosome 9, Lsat_Salinas_v11, whole genome shotgun sequence genome encodes the following:
- the LOC111879426 gene encoding uncharacterized protein LOC111879426 has protein sequence MAAISPLPTLSASNKPSVYGRTTSPSPTLQFLNQNQKKRGSLTVVSAVGDVSSEGTTYLIAGAAAVALLGTAFPILFSRKDTCPECDGAGFVRKSGVTLRANAARKDQTQIVCARCDGLGKLNQVDK, from the exons ATGGCCGCCATATCTCCCCTACCAACTCTCTCCGCCTCCAACAAACCATCTGTTTATGGTCGCACCACGTCGCCCTCACCTACACTTCAATTTCTGAACCAGAACCAGAAGAAACGGGGATCTCTGACTGTGGTCTCCGCCGTGGGTGATGTATCCTCCGAAGGCACAACTTACCTGATCGCCGGCGCAGCTGCCGTCGCACTGCTGGGAACAGCATTCCCGATACTTTTCTCACGCAAGGACAC GTGCCCTGAGTGCGATGGCGCAGGGTTCGTCAGGAAATCGGGTGTGACGTTGAGGGCAAATGCAGCCCGGAAAGACCAGACTCAGATCGTTTGTGCTCGTTGCGATGGTTTAGGCAAACTCAATCAAGTTGATAAGTAG